GGCGGATGTTCCCCTCACCGAGGAAGGTCCAGGAGGGCATGAGGGAGACGGGGCTGGTGTAACGGGGATTGACGAAGTGCGCCCTGTGCCAGTCGTCCGGATGCTCCCCCCCTTCCTGCGACAGGTCCGGCCCGGTGCGCTCGCTCCCCAGAATAGCCGGCTCCACGCCGACATAGTCACCTTCGGCCGCTATCCGTTCCGCCCCGATATCCCAGTCGTTGATGCGGATGTACAACGAGTGGCAATAGCTGCAGCCATTCTGCACGTAGAGTCTGTGCCCCCTCTCCTCGTCCGCGCTCAGCGGTCGCCAGATCTCCGAGGGGGTCTCCTTCATGGTAAGCGCCGGGAGGCCGACGATGATGAAGGAGGAGGCCCAAAAGACCATGAGGGCGCCGACTATGAGGATGGCGGGGGGCATCTTCATACCGCTTCCTCCGCCCTGCGCAGCTCGGCGACCTCCATGCGGCGCCCCTGCCAGAGGGTCAGTACGATATTGGCGAGCCCGACCGTGGCGCCGGTGAGGATGAAGACCCCGAGGGCGGCGCGAGACACCATGTAGGGGCGCAGCTGCGGCAGGACCCGGTACACCGTCTCCCCGTTGTTCCAGGCGTTCCCCTGGTTCAGCCCCGCCATGGTGAGGACGAGGAAGAAGCCGACAAGCCCGAAGGTGATGAGGCCGAACTGGAGGCTCACCAGCCGGCTCGACCAGAGCTCGCGCCCCGTGATGAGCGGCACGATGTGCCACATGGCACCGAGCGCGATGTAGCCGCCGAAGCCTAACATGGCGATGTGGGCGTGCCCCACCGTCCAGTTGTTGAAGTGGGTGACCCGCTGCAGATACGGCAGGGACTGCAGCGGCCCCTGGATGCAGGTGATCAGGTACCAGACAATCCCTCCCATGACGAGGCGCCCCGCGGGGTCGTGCCAGATCGCGCTCCCCTCTCCCCTCGAGGTGAGCCACAGGTTCATCACCACGATGCTCACCGGGATGACCATGGCGACCGAATCGACGATCGAGACCGCTTTCAGCCAGTTCGGGATCGGCGACTGCAGGATGTGGTGCCCGCCAATGTGGGTGTAGAGCGCCACGAGGATCCAGAAGCCGAGGAGCGACAGCGTGTGGGAGTTCAATGGGGTCTTCGAAATACGCGGGATCACGAAGTACGCCGCGCCGGTCGCAAGGGGGGTGATCAGGAGCCCGGGGAGGTTGTGCCCCCAGAACCAGAGGAAGATGGAGTCGATGAGTCCCGGCATCGCCCCGGTCGCCGGATGCCACATGACGTTGCCGATCGGATAGTTCCCCGCCGTCCAGAGAAAGGTGGCCATGAAGTACCAGATGGAGACGTAGAGCTGCTCCTCGGTGCGGGAGGCGATCGTCATCACCATGTTGACGATGAGGAGCGCGACAGCCAGCACCAGCGCCACATCGGCGAGCCACACGTACTCGTTGTACTCGCGCCCCTGCGTGTAGCCGAAGGAGAAGCAGAGGGGCCCGCTCAGGATGACCAGGTTCCACAGGAAGAAGCTCCACCAGGCAAGGGGCTCCGACCAGAGCTTCGTCCGCAGCAGTGCGGGAGTGTAGTAGAGGCCGCACCCGATCAGCATGGTGCCGACAAAGCCGTACAGCATGGTGTTCACGTGGATCGGGCGCTCCCTGCCAAAGACGAGCCACTGGAGGCTCGGGAAAAACTCCGGCGCCACCAGGTGGATCGCCGAGAGCATGCCGTACAACGCACCCACCACGAACCAGGCGGCGCCAGCCACCATGAAGGCGAGAGCTGCGGATTGAGGTTTTTGCAAGGCTCGTAGCATGGCTGGTATCCGTTCTCGGTCCGGCATGAATTATCTATGACAGGCGAAACAATCGTGGGACGCGTTGTTGTCCCGGTGGCACTCGATGCAAAATCCCATCTTGAAGTTCCTCGCCTTCATGACCCGATCCATCATCGTCACGTTGCCGTGGCAATGACCGCAGTCGATGCCGTAATGGATGTGCATCGAGTGGTTGAAATAGACGAACTCCGGCAGCCAGTTCACCCGCTCCCATATCACCGGCTTCCCCTGCTCAAAGCGCCGCCGCAAGAGACGGATGTACGGGTAGTTGGTGATGATCCGCTCGTGGCAGAGAAGGCACGTCTGCAGGGGCGGAATGCCGGCGCGCGCGGTGGAGGCGACCTGGCTGTGGCACATGACGCAACTTAGCCTCTTCACATGCACATGCACCTTGTGGCTGAAGGGGATCGGCTGCTTCGGCCCCAGGCCGTACGGGTAGAGCCGGTCGAAGAGGAGAAAGGTGCTTATCACCACGAACACCACCACGAGCGCCGAGGCCACCCCGGGGAGGTACTTGAACCTCGTCCCCATTTCGTCCTTTCCGCTAGTCATGGCGCTCTCTTTCCCCTCCCTTGTCGAGAACGGGCAGGAGCCGCCCCCCCAGCTCCATCCCGAGTCCGAGAAGCCCGAGGAGGGCGACGAAGATGGCGGCTTCCGCAAGTCCCGGGGACGGTACCGGCTCGAAGGTCGGTGCGATGAGCCACCACCGCTCCACGCACATGCCGCAGAGGATCACGAGGGATACCCCTCCAAGGTACCAGCGGCTCCGCTTCCCCCTCTCGGTAAGGAGAAAGACGAGGGGCCCCAGGTAGACCGAACAGATGAGGGCAAGGCTCACCGTCTTCCACGGCTGGACGTTCATGCGCGGCGCCACGAAACGGACCTCGTGGGGGAGCACCTCGTACCAGATGGGGAGAAGGTGGGCGTACATGAGGTAGGTGGCGATCATGCTGAAGGCGACGATAAGACGCCCGAGGTCGTGGAGCTGCTCCGGCTTCGCCTCCACCCGCCACGCGGCGAGAAAGGCCCAGGCGACGATGGCGATGTAGAGCCCGGTCATGAAGAAGTAGGCGCCGGCGAGAGTACTGTACCAGTGCGGGTCGAGCGCCATGATCAGGTCAAAGCCCAGCAGCGAGAAGACCCCGGCGTACAGCGCTATCAGTACGGCACCGGTCACGCTGCCGCGCCCGCG
The DNA window shown above is from Geomonas sp. RF6 and carries:
- a CDS encoding cbb3-type cytochrome c oxidase subunit I produces the protein MLRALQKPQSAALAFMVAGAAWFVVGALYGMLSAIHLVAPEFFPSLQWLVFGRERPIHVNTMLYGFVGTMLIGCGLYYTPALLRTKLWSEPLAWWSFFLWNLVILSGPLCFSFGYTQGREYNEYVWLADVALVLAVALLIVNMVMTIASRTEEQLYVSIWYFMATFLWTAGNYPIGNVMWHPATGAMPGLIDSIFLWFWGHNLPGLLITPLATGAAYFVIPRISKTPLNSHTLSLLGFWILVALYTHIGGHHILQSPIPNWLKAVSIVDSVAMVIPVSIVVMNLWLTSRGEGSAIWHDPAGRLVMGGIVWYLITCIQGPLQSLPYLQRVTHFNNWTVGHAHIAMLGFGGYIALGAMWHIVPLITGRELWSSRLVSLQFGLITFGLVGFFLVLTMAGLNQGNAWNNGETVYRVLPQLRPYMVSRAALGVFILTGATVGLANIVLTLWQGRRMEVAELRRAEEAV
- a CDS encoding cytochrome c3 family protein — protein: MTSGKDEMGTRFKYLPGVASALVVVFVVISTFLLFDRLYPYGLGPKQPIPFSHKVHVHVKRLSCVMCHSQVASTARAGIPPLQTCLLCHERIITNYPYIRLLRRRFEQGKPVIWERVNWLPEFVYFNHSMHIHYGIDCGHCHGNVTMMDRVMKARNFKMGFCIECHRDNNASHDCFACHR